CCATCAGCGTTTTGAGCAGAGCAAATTCGGTCGGCGTCATTTCGAGCGCGTTGCCGTTGATGCTCGCGGTATGCCGATCTGCGTCGAGGCGCAGTTTGCAAATTTCGATGACACGCGACGCGGCGGGCGCGGCGCTGGATCGGCGCAGAATTGCGCGCACGCGCGCGACGACTTCGCGCGGATTGAACGGCTTGGTCAGATAATCGTCCGCGCCGAGTTCGAGACCCAGGATTTTGTCGGTGTCTTCGATGCGCGCGGTCAGCATCAAAATCGGCGTCGCCGCGAGATTCGCGTCCGCGCGAATCGCCTGGGTGATGTCCCAGCCGTCCTTGCCCGGCAACATCAAATCGAGCACGACAAGATCAGGGCGTTCGTGGCGAATAATGCGGAGCGCGTTTTCACCGTCGAACGCGGTCAGCACCACGAACCCAGATTTTTCGAGATACGATTGAACGAGTC
The Chloroflexota bacterium genome window above contains:
- a CDS encoding response regulator transcription factor, with the translated sequence MATRILVVDDDKQIVRLVQSYLEKSGFVVLTAFDGENALRIIRHERPDLVVLDLMLPGKDGWDITQAIRADANLAATPILMLTARIEDTDKILGLELGADDYLTKPFNPREVVARVRAILRRSSAAPAASRVIEICKLRLDADRHTASINGNALEMTPTEFALLKTLMENPNHAFTRGELIEKALGYAYEGLERTLDSHIKNLRKKIEDDPSDPQYIETVFGVGYRLNDEGKKKK